The following are encoded in a window of Fusarium verticillioides 7600 chromosome 6, whole genome shotgun sequence genomic DNA:
- a CDS encoding hypothetical protein (At least one base has a quality score < 10), whose protein sequence is MPHFRESSSSSSTTGIDLDPHNSRQRIVSDDEYAALSPDEPPLSEQLEPIAVLMMEKRSGQTPKVPASRFNIDAHFHPNNDRPGSFGVLGGYFLNETLQEFDPGFFGITPVEATWMVEDPQQRKLLEVVYEAFESAGLTLDQLSGSDTACFMATFTADFQQMSFKEPSFRHSLAATGVDPGLLSNRVSHVFNLRGPSIVVNTACSSSVYALHNACSALRTHECSAAVVGGSNLILTVDQHMNTAKLGVLSPTSTCHTFNSYANGYGRAEGVGAIYLKRLSDAVRDGDPIRGVIRSSATNNNGKAPGVGITYPGFDGQRNVMRHAYERSGLDPMLTGYFECHGTGTAIGDPLEVHAVSDIMNSTRTEADGPLNIGAVKTNIGHSEAASGLSAIIKAILMVERGIIPPTYGVTALNPKIDWKGWKVHVPIEPTPMPRHLPVMRVSVNSFGYGGTNAHTIVESPKSLLSMPQHYKYSMHGHSMKTKLARGAVNRSRPYLLVFSAHDTGALKRNAMAHGKVAAKYSLLDMSFTLANHRTRFQSKGFAITTPSTLQSTFTDDMPGFIVGKKNETARTLGFIFTGQGAQWAGMGAQLMALYPTFLKAIRRMDLILEDLEEAPSWTLEECLLENAATSRVGEAEFSQPLCTAVQVALVQLLKVWGINPSVTIGHSSGEIAAAFTAGYISEAEAILAAYYRGQAVKYIESAGAMMAVGLGAGAIAPYLEAHKPGVVIACHNSPDGVTLSGDVEALKVLEADLKAEGTFARILHTNGKAYHSHHMLSAVDRYEASLRDSNEDGLPRVMFDKTKMVSSVTNAFLDENTVLDEKYWSANLTSPVLFNQAVQTALAGKDMAIDTVIEIGPHSALSGPIRQIKAHLSADKVQYLPTLIRGARCAEQVLKLAGELFLRDYPIDLQRITAIEELSPSGKITSRRGHLIVDLPPYQWDKAKKFWAESRESKEHRSPRFPRHDILGQLTIGGSLKEPTWRNVLRLKDLPWLRDHSLGGEAVFPAAGYLSMAMEAITQLNEMSEAPLEIDSYIFRDVSIQQALVTPDDDDGIETLFNIRPSRLSTDETMRWWDFNTSSVSTEGHVKNHMTGRIRINTIKRRALAKTIPNLPQRASGKLWNQALKNVGFNYGPTFQDMDNIKFDGTSYCAQATTNIKTSVMKDESRHVLHPAILDSCLQLMIVAIWAGRASAMRFGAVPITAEEIIVWKPTQAQLQGSSNAKAFSWIDPRGQRTFNAHNQLLANDGQILMQINSMQCTAYEAAIPQSLEAVTRPQPYSQIISRPDFSLLRGHQNHLSLTDFIELARFKKPLLKVLVSDPTIATALLARFPELYLTVATDPSHTSDVTAELSSFTNISVEPLALAADLTTRTREKLKCSFDIIAAPFMSLHELQNISELLSEDGCAVLGGDESALTEKRLRDAGFSEFDTFLGESLFVTRIERTSSPTAAPIWLLYQNDLPSCLYDLEQCLEKAGLKTERLRLGNACPVGANVIAFIDLEGPLMARMSEDEFLHIQKVLSDASKVLWLSCSDKSEDVARPEYAMTAGLLRSLRSERASLKATLVDFSIDDLASDILSTRISRLASVFFAGEGELETEYISQNGQLLINRLVPFDRINDRYTLTDNDTQSDPFDPEARLDGIIDSGKVVFSHCNADEVALQPTEVEFRVETTGLTDEDKVVILGSSPGPDFSHEASGVVIRTGDAVTRVSPGDRMVAFSAGKVSNFKRVPECLVQKLNNSEDHQATAGLPMYYGPALYGLETLAKVEPKESVLVLPGSGVLGGAAIRVTKALGGRVYVAVGNDTEAEELQSSFDLSRDQILVDYTPEILHEYEIDVVFSGSSVEPGISQESWRNMPALSRFVNCGKMPSGSSLDSAPASRGASYLSVNFIGLFKRPQVLGRLLERTMALFRDGSLPVPPLTISSIADINSSLILSSSLNSSETIITHTKGSTVGVTRTPPRLELQADATYLLVGCLGGLGRSLTTWMMKRGARNFAFLSRSGRDSKQADLCVRDLEARGARVQVFRGDAAIKEDVEKAVASISSDKPLRGIVNAAMVLRDGLFQNMSYQSWTTSVQPKVLGSKNLHEATAELPLDFFLMTSSVSGILGTPAQGNYAAANSYMDALARLRRSQGKPACAIILPMVLGVGVVAENLDLENSLTRKGMYGIDEEALLDAFEVSMLEQQGHQDHSVNFDHLVVGLDPAELHRASKQAKGDVDAFWAADHRFSILLDAMNRLDGANHVDGEAGSILSRVKAAESPTQAISLVRDHFVSKLARVLLLDAEEFSDESSGRSIASYGIDSMIGAELRNWIFKELGLDIAFQQLLSPSLTIPKFAELICVSQGIVIDAE, encoded by the exons ATGCCTCATTTCCGAGAATCATCttcgagctcctcgaccACAGGCATCGATTTAGACCCACATAATTCCCGTCAACGCATCGTGAGCGACGATGAATATGCGGCTCTTTCGCCAGACGAGCCGCCATTGAGCGAGCAGCTTGAACCTATCGCAGTT ttgatgatggagaagaggagcggCCAGACACCCAAGGTTCCCGCGTCCAGATTCAATATTGATGCACACTTCCATCCGAATAATGATCGTCCTGGCAGCTTTGGCGTGCTTGGCGGTTATTTTCTCAACGAGACATTGCAAGAATTCGATCCAGGGTTCTTCGGTATCACGCCGGTTGAAGCTACATGGATGG TTGAAGATCCGCAACAGCGAAAGCTCCTCGAGGTCGTCTATGAAGCTTTCGAGTCAGCCGGGTTGACTCTCGACCAGCTCTCTGGATCTGACACGGCCTGCTTCATGGCCACCTTCACTGCAGACTTCCAGCAGATGTCCTTCAAGGAGCCTTCTTTCCGCCATAGCTTGGCAGCTACTGGTGTCGACCCTGGTCTTCTCAGTAACCGAGTTAGCCACGTCTTCAACCTCCGAGGCCCCAGTATTGTTGTAAACACTGCgtgttcttcttctgtctaCGCTCTGCACAACGCCTGCAGCGCACTCCGAACCCATGAATGTTCAGCCGCAGTCGTTGGCGGCAGTAACCTCATCTTGACCGTGGACCAACACATGAACACAGCCAAATTGGGCGTTCtgtcaccaacatcgacTTGTCACACTTTCAATAGCTACGCCAACGGCTACGGACGTGCTGAGGGTGTCGGCGCTATCTACCTCAAGCGTCTGAGCGATGCTGTGAGGGATGGTGATCCCATCCGTGGAGTCATACGTTCAAGCGCAACTAACAACAATGGAAAGGCACCTGGTGTAGGAATTACATATCCTGGCTTCGATGGACAGAGAAACGTCATGAGGCACGCCTATGAGCGCAGCGGACTCGACCCCATGCTTACTGGGTATTTCGAATGCCACGGAACAGGAACAGCCATAGGCGATCCACTCGAAGTCCACGCAGTATCTGACATTATGAACAGTACAAGGACAGAGGCAGATGGGCCACTGAATATTGGGGCTGTCAAAACGAACATTGGGCATTCTGAAGCGGCAAGTGGGCTGTCTGCaatcatcaaggccatcttgatgGTGGAGAGAGGCATCATCCCGCCAACTTATGGTGTCACTGCTTTGAACCCCAAGATTGACTGGAAGGGATGGAAGGTCCATGTGCCTATAGAGCCAACTCCTATGCCTCGACACTTGCCAGTCATGCGAGTGAGTGTCAACTCTTTCGG GTACGGTGGCACAAATGCTCACACGATCGTCGAAAGCCCCAAATCTCTGCTCAGTATGCCCCAGCATTACAAGTATTCGATGCACGGGCATAGCATGAAGACCAAGTTGGCACGCGGAGCAGTCAATCGCAGCCGGCCATATTTGCTAGTGTTTTCAGCCCACGACACTGGAGCTCTGAAGCGCAATGCCATGGCGCATGGCAAGGTTGCTGCCAAGTACAGTCTGTTGGACATGTCTTTCACTCTCGCCAACCACCGTACGCGATTCCAGAGCAAGGGCTTCGCAATTACGACACCTAGCACATTGCAAAGTACCTTTACCGACGATATGCCTGGCTTCATAGTCGGAAAAAAGAATGAGACAGCACGTACGCTTGGCTTCATTTTTACCGGCCAAGGAGCGCAATGGGCAGGTATGGGTGCCCAGCTTATGGCGCTCTACCCAACTTTCCTCAAGGCAATTCGTCGCATGGACTTGATACTCGAGGACCTGGAAGAAGCCCCTTCCTGGACACTAGAGGAGTGTCTACTCGAGAACGCCGCTACTTCTCGTGTAGGAGAGGCTGAGTTCTCGCAGCCTCTTTGCACCGCTGTTCAAGTCGCTCTGGTACAGCTACTTAAGGTCTGGGGTATTAACCCATCAGTGACTATAGGTCACTCTTCTGGCGAGATCGCCGCAGCATTTACAGCTGGATACATCtcagaggctgaagccatCCTAGCAGCCTACTACCGTGGCCAAGCTGTCAAGTACATCGAATCAGCAGGTGCTATGATggctgttggtcttggtgctggagCCATTGCACCATATCTTGAAGCCCACAAGCCTGGGGTTGTCATCGCATGCCACAACTCGCCAGATGGTGTCACCCTGAGTGGCGATGTTGAGGCGCTGAAGGTGCTGGAGGCTGATCTCAAAGCCGAGGGAACCTTTGCCCGTATTCTGCATACAAACGGAAAGGCATACCACTCGCACCACATGCTCTCAGCAGTGGACAGGTACGAAGCCTCCCTACGAGACTCTAATGAGGACGGACTTCCAAGAGTCATGTTTGATAAGACTAAGATGGTCTCATCTGTGACAAATGCGTTCCTCGATGAGAATACTGTACTGGACGAAAAGTACTGGAGTGCCAACCTCACCAGCCCCGTACTCTTCAACCAAGCCGTGCAGACTGCTCTCGCGGGTAAGGATATGGCAATCGACACAGTGATCGAGATCGGTCCTCACTCTGCTCTATCGGGACCTATAAGGCAAATCAAGGCCCATCTGAGCGCTGACAAAGTTCAGTATCTACCAACTCTCATCCGGGGTGCCAGGTGCGCCGAGCAGGTGCTCAAGCTCGCTGGTGAGCTGTTCCTTCGCGACTATCCCATCGATCTGCAACGCATCACTGCGATTGAGGAACTCTCTCCGTCTGGAAAGATTACCTCTCGGAGAGGCCATCTCATTGTCGATCTGCCCCCTTATCAATGggacaaagccaagaagtTCTGGGCTGAGTCTCGCGAAAGTAAGGAGCATCGCTCACCACGGTTCCCACGCCATGACATCCTTGGCCAGCTTACTATCGGCGGCTCCTTGAAAGAGCCTACATGGAGGAATGTTTTGCGTCTCAAGGACCTCCCCTGGCTTCGCGACCATTCTTTGGGTGGAGAAGCAGTCTTCCCAGCTGCCGGTTATCTCTCTATGGCTATGGAAGCCATCACGCAGCTCAATGAAATGTCAGAAGCCCCGCTTGAGATCGACTCGTACATCTTTCGGGATGTCAGTATCCAGCAAGCCCTCGTCACTCCagacgatgacgacggtATCGAGACACTGTTTAACATCAGGCCTTCGAGGCTCAGCACAGACGAGACCATGAGATGGTGGGATTTCAACACCTCATCGGTATCTACTGAAGGGCACGTCAAGAACCACATGACTGGAAGGATCCGCATAAATACGATCAAGCGTCGAGCTCTCGCCAAGACTATTCCTAATCTTCCTCAGCGCGCCTCTGGAAAGCTTTGGAATCAGGCCTTGAAAAATGTTGGCTTCAACTATGGGCCTACATTCCAAGACATGGACAACATCAAGTTTGATGGCACGTCATATTGTGCTCAGGCGACGACCAACATCAAGACGTCTGTTATGAAGGATGAGTCTCGTCACGTACTTCATCCAGCCATCCTAGATTCCTGCCTTCAGCTCATGATCGTTGCTATCTGGGCTGGTCGAGCCAGCGCCATGAGGTTCGGAGCTGTTCCCATTACCGCTGAAGAGATCATTGTTTGGAAGCCAACGCAAGCTCAGCTACAGGGAAGTTCCAATGCGAAGGCCTTCTCCTGGATCGATCCCCGTGGCCAGAGAACATTCAATGCCCACAATCAGCTGTTGGCAAATGATGGCCAGATCCTGATGCAGATCAATAGTATGCAGTGCACTGCTTACGAGGCTGCTATACCGCAGAGTTTGGAAGCTGTCACTCGTCCACAGCCGTATAGTCAGATTATCTCAAGACCGGACTTCTCACTTCTTAGAGGCCACCAGAACCACCTATCACTTACCGACTTTATTGAACTCGCCCGGTTCAAGAAACCGTTATTGAAGGTGTTGGTCTCGGATCCGACAATTGCTACAGCTCTCCTGGCAAGATTTCCTGAGCTTTACCTTACAGTAGCTACAGATCCTTCTCATACCTCTGATGTCACTGCAGAGCTGAGCAGTTTCACAAACATATCCGTAGAGCCCTTGGCACTGGCGGCTGATTTGACGACACGGACTcgggagaagctcaagtgcTCTTTTGATATCATCGCTGCCCCTTTCATGTCTCTCCATGAGCTTCAGAATATCTCCGAACTTCTCTCAGAAGACGGCTGCGCCGTGCTTGGAGGAGATGAGTCTGCTCTGACagagaagagattgagagaCGCGGGGTTCTCTGAATTTGATACATTCTTGGGAGAATCCTTATTCGTCACTCGTATCGAGAGGACTAGCAGCCCTACAGCAGCACCCATATGGTTACTATATCAAAATGATCTTCCGAGCTGTCTGTATGATTTGGAGCAGTGCCTCGAAAAGGCGGGCCTCAAAACAGAGCGCTTGAGGCTAGGTAATGCCTGCCCAGTTGGAGCCAATGTGATAGCCTTTATAGATCTTGAGGGCCCCCTTATGGCTAGGATGTCAGAAGACGAGTTCTTACACATACAGAAGGTATTGAGCGATGCTTCCAAAGTGTTATGGCTGTCATGCAGCGACAAATCGGAGGATGTGGCGCGTCCCGAGTATGCCATGACTGCAGGACTCCTGCGATCCCTTCGTTCTGAACGAGCTTCGCTTAAAGCAACACTTGTGGACTTTTCCATTGATGACCTTGCCTCTGATATACTCAGTACAAGAATATCACGTCTTGCATCAGTATTCTTCGCTGGTGAGGGAGAACTAGAGACGGAGTACATTTCCCAGAACGGCCAACTCCTGATCAACCGACTTGTTCCATTCGACAGGATCAACGATAGATACACCCTCACTGACAACGATACCCAGTCTGACCCCTTCGACCCAGAAGCCAGACTGGACGGTATAATCGACTCTGGAAAAGTTGTATTCTCTCACTGTAACGCTGACGAGGTGGCATTGCAACCTACCGAGGTCGAGTTCAGAGTGGAAACAACGGGCCTTACCGATGAAGACAAAGTCGTTATATTGGGATCCTCTCCCGGCCCTGACTTCAGCCATGAGGCTTCTGGCGTCGTGATACGGACCGGGGATGCCGTTACGAGGGTGTCGCCAGGCGACCGCATGGTGGCCTTTAGTGCAGGAAAGGTGTCAAACTTTAAGCGAGTCCCGGAGTGTCTTgtgcagaagctcaacaactCTGAGGATCATCAGGCTACCGCAGGTCTCCCAATGTACTATGGTCCTGCTCTCTACGGTCTCGAGACACTTGCCAAGGTGGAGCCGAAGGAGTCTGTTCTTGTACTTCCCGGCTCAGGAGTCCTTGGAGGGGCCGCGATCCGAGTCACGAAAGCACTTGGGGGCCGGGTTTACGTCGCAGTCGGGAACGATACCGAGGCTGAAGAGTTACAAAGTTCTTTTGACCTTTCTAGAGACCAGATATTGGTTGACTATACTCCCGAGATTCTCCATGAATACGAAATCGATGTTGTGTTCTCGGGCAGTTCAGTTGAGCCCGGAATATCACAAGAGTCGTGGAGAAATATGCCGGCCTTGTCACGATTTGTGAACTGTGGCAAGATGCCTTCAGGCTCGTCCTTGGACTCTGCGCCTGCCTCTCGCGGAGCAAGCTACCTATCAGTCAACTTCATTGGCCTCTTCAAGCGTCCTCAGGTCCTTGGCCGACTTCTCGAGCGTACAATGGCACTCTTTAGAGATGGTTCACTCCCTGTCCCACCTTTGACAATTAGCAGTATTGCGGACATCAACAGCTCactcatcctctcctcttctctgaaCAGCAGCGAAACCATCATAACTCATACAAAAGGTAGCACTGTAGGCGTTACCCGCACCCCCCCACGTCTTGAGTTGCAAGCAGATGCTACTTACCTACTTGTGGGTTGTCTCGGTGGCCTCGGGCGTAGCCTAACCACGTGGATGATGAAGCGAGGAGCGCGGAACTTCGCGTTTTTATCTCGTTCGGGAAGGGATTCGAAGCAAGCTGACCTTTGCGTCCGGGATCTGGAAGCTCGAGGTGCCCGGGTGCAGGTCTTTAGAGGCGATGCGGCTatcaaggaagatgttgagaaagCTGTagcctcgatatcatcagatAAGCCTCTACGGGGTATTGTGAATGCTGCCATGGTCTTGCGG GACGGCCTATTCCAGAATATGAGCTACCAAAGCTGGACAACATCCGTTCAGCCAAAGGTCCTCGGTAGTAAGAACCTACACGAGGCAACAGCTGAACTACCTCTGGACTTCTTTCTCATGACGAGTTCTGTGTCCGGCATTCTCGGAACTCCCGCTCAGGGTAACTATGCGGCTGCAAACTCGTACATGGATGCGCTTGCTCGCCTGCGCCGCTCCCAGGGCAAACCTGCATGTGCAATCATTCTCCCCATGGTTCTTGGCGTGGGAGTAGTTGCCGAAAACCTGGACCTCGAGAATTCGCTCACCCGTAAGGGCATGTATGGTATTGACGAGGAGGCTCTCCTGGACGCTTTCGAGGTGTCAATGTTGGAGCAACAGGGTCACCAAGATCACAGCGTTAACTTTGaccatctcgtcgtcggcCTTGACCCTGCAGAGCTCCacagagcaagcaagcaggctaagggtgatgttgatgctttcTGGGCCGCGGACCACCGTTTTTCTATCCTCCTTGATGCTATGAATCGACTAGACGGTGCGAATCACGTTGATGGAGAAGCAGGCTCGATTCTCTCCCGGGTTAAGGCTGCCGAGTCACCCACGCAAGCTATTTCTCTAGTGCGTGACCATTTTGTTTCCAAGCTGGCCAgggtgcttcttcttgatgcgGAGGAATTTAGCGACGAAAGCTCTGGAAGGTCAATCGCGAGTTACGGTATTGATAGCATGATTGGTGCCGAACTACGAAACTGGATCTTCAAGGAGTTGGGGCTGGATATCGCTTTCCAGCAACTTCTGAGTCCATCTTTGACTATCCCCAAGTTTGCCGAGCTTATTTGTGTGTCTCAAGGTATTGTTATAGATGCTGAATAG
- a CDS encoding hypothetical protein (At least one base has a quality score < 10): MADFTQYGHATAEWLAVTDSRPPIPGHLELKEMQRLTNMYREQLALSEMEKLKDYPILMKDYTVTSRDGFPLEVRTYRPASAEEGARLPVYIHLHGGGYVFGNIPSEDGICTRIVEEVRGTALGVNTLPASAVPLFQSVTLSCFRTFSPYSSGRLCRPSVRARGTSTNEALFYGQKLVEAGVPTDVHVFNGLPHGFRRFGDQLAESKRWDKVMEDGIKWALSKPEPTGKFEIKLE, encoded by the exons ATGGCTGACTTCACTCAATACGGACATGCGACAGCAGAATGGCTAGCAGTCACGGATAGCAGGCCGCCTATTCCAGGCCATCTGGAActgaaggagatgcagcgCCTTACCAACATGTACCGAGAACAACTGGCCCTCAgcgagatggagaagcttaAAGACTACCCTATTCTCATGAAAGATTACACCGTCACTTCAAGAGATGGCTTTCCTCTCGAGGTTCGAACCTATCGACCAGCTTCCGCCGAAGAAGGCGCTCGTCTGCCTGTCTATATACATCTCCACGGAGGCGGCTATGTCTTTGGTAACATTCCTTCTGAAGATGGTATCTGCACTCGCATCGTCGAGGAAGTT AGAGGGACTGCTCTGGGAGTAAATACCTTACCAGCTTCAGCGGTGCCGCTTTTCCAGTCTGTCACCTTGTCGTGCTTCCGGACCTTTTCGCCGTATAGTTCGGGCAGGTTATGTAGGCCCTCGGTGAGAGCGAGGGGCACGTCAACTA ACGAAGCTCTCTTCTATGGACAGAAGCTTGTCGAAGCAGG AGTTCCCACGGATGTCCATGTTTTTAATGGTCTGCCTCACGGCTTCCGTCGCTTTGGAGATCAATTGGCTGAGAGTAAGCGATGGGACAAGGTCATGGAGGATGGAATCAAGTGGGCACTCTCGAAGCCCGAGCCGACTGGAAAGTTtgagatcaagcttgagtaA